A region of the Amphiprion ocellaris isolate individual 3 ecotype Okinawa chromosome 22, ASM2253959v1, whole genome shotgun sequence genome:
CAATGTAAATATGCATTTCTATTTTCATACTACCCACTGAGAGGTGCACTTGCATGTGTGCACCATTTGAATTTAAGCACATTTGTTCTATTTAAATGCATTATCGCTGTGAAAATGCTGTTATGTAACACATCATCTGCGCACATGCCACACTAACCTGTGAAAATCCACCCAGGATAATTCTGTGCGAAGGAATCCCGTTTTTCACTTCTTGGTCTATCAAGGCTTTAACTGTGGTgaaatcaaagaaaacccttGATGTCAAATCTGAGTCTTCATTCTGAACATGAGTGTAAGATTTCTAAATCTTTTCATGGACGTACTGTTCTCTGATGCTCTCTTAATACcagcctcatcttcatctgcatctGGACTCAGTCCATATATATCAAACctgtaaatgagtaaatacACGCAAGACTGATTGTAAATGTGGGGGCAGCACAAGTGTGATGATAAAACAGGCAAACTAACTCAAAAAGTCTGTCTTACATAATATTATTTACTCCAATTTGAAGGTTCTTGGacacagtttcatttttatttttgacttttttcacaaTATGGCAAAtatgttgacatgcaggcttcatgtgcacagcaaaatggcCAATGAAGAGGAGAAAACATTGAAAAGGGAGATTTTGTTGCAAAAAGAAACGCATTGTCAGCTACAGAAAGGACGATCTTCAACAAATACAGGTGAGCAGTGTCTTGTAATTGTTGCCACTGATCATTTGAATCAGCATCACAAAGCTGAGTTTCACAagtgcaaagccagatctgaatgccgtccaaagcaaaaaaaataaaatgttttggatGCCTTTGCAAGCATTACATAATATGAGAAATGTTCCAATTTTTAAGCTtttctaagatttttttttttaattattattttcactgcAGACTCACTCCCTTCGAAGATGACTTGAATCATTTGAGACAGATTACTTTTGTTCTCTGGTGAAAACTCTTGTATATTTTCCATATCGCGAGATACATACAATAAAAGCAATcttgtaatgtatttttttcctgccaCAGTACATGTGGCAGTTTACTGATATATGCTAACAGACTGTGACACTTACCAGGAAGGCATAGACATCCTCATGTTCAAAGAAACAGGCATAGTGGGACTGTGGAGAAAAAACAGGTGGGATTAACTGAACAAATCATGAATGCTAATGAAACTGTCAACAGGTTTGGACACGTTCACACCCTGTTGTGCAAATTACAGTGGAAGACAGGAACATTTTTAAGCCTATATGAGGCCTTAGGCACTtgtagactttttaaaaactttctgCTGTAAATACTTACGCATGTGGACAGATGTATTTCACATGTGGTATCCTGATGCCTGCAAATGCTTCAGCCCAACCATGTCTGTCACAATACACACAACAAACCAGTTTACAGTGAGACAAACCGTCTTGGAGAGTGACAGATGCTATTAATTTTGCGCAAGAGCTgaaaaacaaagctgtctttACGTACCCAGTGTCACCAAGGCCATGCAGAAATATGACCTATAAAAAACAAGCACACCTATTTGCACAGGCTAACCACGTCCGAATTTGAAAGGTGTTTTGTGTCCAGCTCTTTAGTATTCGCTTGAGCTGCTTTTGAACTTGAAATGAGACATAAATGCACTGTTGTCTTGCTAACTCACCGCTGCAGTGGCTTTCCGGGCAGCAGGCACAATGGCAGGTAAAGGCGCTGACATGTTATTGCCGCACATACAGCGCTGAGGCAGCTGATATGTAGTGAGAagttagctaatgttagctaataACGACACCCCCCAACTGTCAATCTGTGTCGATCCTGATCCAACCCCGGCTGTCGGATACAAAACCGCTGAAGGACAAATAACCGACCGGCGACGGAGATCACGGTAACACCGCCTCCCGTTACTGCGGGCagagttgaatttcttttttggaaGTTGAATTTTGTGACAATTTAACACACCGTCGGATCACACTAACCACTAGCACATTACTCGCAGGGTGCACCGACTTGCCGCGTAGTCCCGCCCACTTTGAGTACCTGATTGGCTGTCATTAGCGGTCCGTTACAGATGCAACGCAGCCATTGGTTCAGTGAAATGTCAATGAGCGGCGTGTTAATGACCGTTTAATCCCAGACCGTAACATCAAAGTATATTTCGGTATctctgaaaatattaataatattatggAAAAATATGAATGGAAGCTTAAAAATGAACGAAAACGCGtactttaaaatatttagaatCTTGTGTCATGGCTTTTGATTCACATTTTAGTGTCTAAAACATCTTCTATTTGCTCTGTTTTCCGATTCAAAAATTACAAAGTAATGATATATTATTTTCTACCACTAcgctgcaaaaaaaaccccaaaacaatcTCCATCCTTGAATGGTTCACATCAAAAGTGTGTATAGTACATTTTGACTGAAACGTCGTAAGGCGACAGAGAAGTACTTCCGGTGCCTTCTCGTGCCACGTGACCTGTGTGTCCTTGGTTTGCTAACTTTGACATGtgagcaacacaaacatgtctttCCCCAAAAAACCCGGCGGCAAAGCACTAGATGTTTTGCAGGACCTGCCGCGGATTTCTTTAGCAAACCTGCGGCCTGAACCAGGAGCCAGACAGGACGTGAGTTTAACGAgtcctattttttttcttagctTTCTTTGGCCGCACACACTTTAGCCAGCATAGCTAGTTAGCCTGGGAGCTAATGTAAGCCAGTGGAGACAAATGCTAACCTTCTGTCAGCTGTTTGCATGTCAGTTTTTTAACATGCTGCTGTGTTGTAGGGCAAACGGCGGGGCAGAGGACAGCACCATGGCAACAGAAGCGGCCGAGGGCATAAAGGAGAGCGACAGAGAGGAACCCGGCCTCGGCTGGGCTTCGAGGGGGGTAACACTCCCTTCTATCTGGCTATTCCAAAATATGGATTCAATGAAGGACACAGGTAAGAACAGGCTGCATTGTTCTCCACATTTGAAACTAACCAGAGAATGTTTGGTAGAGCAAgattatgttttgttgttgcacaAATGCAGAGATTGTGTTTTACAAATAATTTACACCACATTAATCCCACAGTCCAAGTCCCAGCTATTGCTAACGGGGCAGAGGCTAAGTTCCACTAGCTCTCAAGTGTACACTGCCATCACTATACCTTGCACAAGAAGGGAGATGACACACTTGAAAATTTTCCAGTGTGATTGTTGTCACAGCAAGCAGTTAACTTCACTTCTTGAGCCTGCCCTGCCTCACTACACCAATGTAACCAACATCTCAATACAATTCTACGATTTTATTTAGCaaacacttttatccaaagtgacgtacatctgagagtagatacagcACAAGCAatgatctagtcaggagaaaacaacctggataagtgttATAAAACAAGCTCAAGTGTGACAAGAGGAccttggtgcctacaggcagtgcaggattcttttttgcagtctgtcaagtgcaaagttGTTCAATAACTCCCTCAGTAATTGATGCACCGCCACTTTTCTTTGTGTCACTGCCACACAAACAAACGATCTTGGATTTCAAGTTGCACTGCTGATGATCTTGCAGAGGATCATGTCACAGATGTTAGATGTCAAGAAAAAGGCGAGAACAGGCTGTTGGCATCCTGGATACTGGCATGTCAGTTAGGACCGTAATCAGGcacttgaatgtccacaactccacTGTTTGCTGTGTAAGAAAGACAGCTCTGGAAGGCCATCTCTGAGAATGTGATGTCCCCCAAAAAGTTTGCCAGTTCTCCCAGCCCTTCGTGAAGAATGGGACAACATTGTATAAGCAGTATTAACAATTTGACTTCAAGTGTGTGGTACTGTGCAGTCGTGGAGATGCTGAAGTTATGATTTCCAGTCTGTGATCCTCCCATTATCGCTTACTAAATACTTCTTGACTCATGACGTCTATTCTGTTGTAGCGATGCTGTGTGTCAGAACAACAAATTCTTAttccttttttgttatttagtaTAGTTAACATTAATAATGCAGGATCAATTCATAAATAGTTAAATACTGCATTGATGCTGTGGTTAAATAGATCAGATGGTTTCTGTATGCAGTTTTTAGGTGTCAGTTTTTGCCACATTTAAGTATCTTTTAATGAACATTACCTAATGAAAAATAAGTTTAAGTGTATTTTTGTATGTCTTTTCAGTCGCCGTCCACAGTACCAGCCTCTGTCACTGAAACGACTGCAGTACCTGATTGATCTGGGACGAGTCGACCCCACCCAGCCCATAGACCTGACCCAGCTCGTCAACGCCAGAGGACTGACTATCCAGCCTCTGAAGAGGGACTATGGAGTCCAGCTTGTTGATGAGGTAAACACTGCACGCTTGTATAGAGTTATAAGAGAATCAAAGTTGTTTTCTCATCTGGTggttacaaaaaaaagagtaaatctgtctctcttttaaaaaaaacaaaaaacatctacagtCTGATGCATTCAGTTTCAATGGGAAAAGCAAGACTGgagaaaattgtaatttttatt
Encoded here:
- the lypla1 gene encoding acyl-protein thioesterase 1 produces the protein MCGNNMSAPLPAIVPAARKATAAVIFLHGLGDTGHGWAEAFAGIRIPHVKYICPHAPTMPVSLNMRMSMPSWFDIYGLSPDADEDEAGIKRASENIKALIDQEVKNGIPSHRIILGGFSQGGALSLYTALTTQQKLGGVVALSCWLPLRKSFPQASANSANKDMHVLQCHGDADPLVPFVFGSQTAEKMKSLINPANITFKSYRGLPHSACPEEMVDVKRFIEKQLPPISDE